The following proteins are co-located in the Panthera tigris isolate Pti1 chromosome F2, P.tigris_Pti1_mat1.1, whole genome shotgun sequence genome:
- the ZNF7 gene encoding zinc finger protein 7 isoform X2 has product MDAHPPSLMVSLGCWCMFFQEAVTFGDVAVHFSREEWQCLDPGQRALYKEVMLENHSSVAGLAGFLVFKPELISRLEQGQEPWVLDLKGVEGREVARTSLTDSAVGMASEQACEDVDALKSEPCVAMVRSSPQGFPQSSGFRDTADSEVWSESKPSSLLQKNCLNTGTVVPRKTFAKEGAQGRGELEGIGVLGCHPDKSKGGAAEGTSRRCDTCGRSFRSTSDIALHREINTPKKPNRCPECKKKLPDCLQGKPRSNCRGEKPYECEECGKVFRLCSQLNQHQRIHTGEKPFKCIECGKAFRLSSKLIQHQRIHTGEKPYRCEECGKAFGQSSSLIHHQRVHTGERPYGCRECGKAFSQQSQLVRHQRTHTGERPYQCQECGKAFSQSSTLAQHQRMHAGEKPQLPRSPGSPSHVAHQRIHTTEKPFKCDECGKAFRWVSRLSQHQLTHTGEKPYKCNKCAKAFGCSSRLIRHQRTHTGEKPFKCDECGKGFVQGSHLIQHQRIHTGEKPYECSDCGKAFSQSSSLIYHQRIHKGEKPYECVECGKAFSMSTQLTIHQRVHTGERPYKCTECGKAFSQNSTLFQHQIIHAGVKPYGCSECGKAFSRSSYLIEHQRIHTRAQWYHEYGNTLEASTHVSRRKVSTVKKLHKCNECEKIFRWRSHLIIHQRIHTGEKPYKCNECGKAFNRSSRLTQHQKIHMG; this is encoded by the exons ATGGATGCCCACCCACCGAGCCTCATG GTTTCCCTGGGGTGCTGGTGTATGTTTTTTCAGGAGGCTGTGACGTTCGGTGATGTGGCCGTGCACTTCTCGAGGGAGGAGTGGCAGTGTCTGGACCCTGGCCAGAGGGCCCTCTACAAGGAAGTGATGCTGGAGAACCACAGCAGTGTGGCTGGACTAG CAGGATTCCTGGTCTTCAAGCCTGAGCTGATCTCCCGGTTGGAGCAGGGGCAGGAGCCATGGGTCCTTGACCTGAAGGGAGTCGAGGGGAGAGAGGTGGCAAGGACCTCCCTTACAG ATTCTGCAGTTGGGATGGCAAGTGAGCAGGCCTGTGAGGACGTGGATGCCCTAAAATCGGAACCCTGTGTGGCCATGGTCAGAAGCTCCCCACAAGGTTTTCCTCAGAGTTCTGGCTTTAGAGACACCGCTGATTCTGAGGTCTGGTCAGAGAGTAAGCCAAGCTCCCTCCTCCAGAAAAACTGCTTGAACACTGGCACTGTGGTTCCCAGGAAGACCTTCGCCAAGGAGGGTGCCCAGGGACGTGGCGAGCTGGAGGGCATTGGCGTACTGGGTTGTCACCCTGACAAAAGTAAGGGAGGTGCTGCAGAAGGGACATCCCGAAGATGTGACACGTGTGGCAGGAGTTTCAGATCGACTTCGGACATTGCTCTGCATCGGGAAATTAATACACCGAAGAAACCTAACAGATGTCcagagtgtaaaaaaaaattacctgattGCTTGCAGGGGAAACCTCGAAGTAACTGCCGTGGAGAGAAGCCGTATGAATGTGAGGAATGTGGGAAAGTCTTCAGGTTGTGCTCGCAGCTTAATCAGCatcagagaatccacactggagagaagccatTCAAATGCATTGAGTGTGGAAAAGCTTTTCGTCTGAGCTCAAAACTTATTCAGCATcaaagaattcatactggagagaagcctTACAGGTGTGAGGAGTGTGGAAAGGCCTTTGGTCAGAGCTCCAGCCTCATCCACCACCAGAGGGTCCACACGGGAGAGAGGCCCTATGGCTGTCGGgagtgtgggaaggccttcagcCAACAGTCTCAGCTGGTCAGACACCAGAGGACCCACACTGGAGAGAGGCCCTACCAGTGCCAGgagtgtgggaaggccttcagcCAGAGCTCAACCCTGGCTCAACACCAGCGGATGCATGCCGGGGAGAAGCCTCAACTTCCAAGAAGCCCAGGTAGTCCCAGCCATGTTGcccatcagagaattcacactaCAGAGAAACCGTTTAAGTGCGATgagtgtgggaaggccttcagGTGGGTGTCTCGCCTTAGTCAGCATCAGCTGacccacactggagagaagccttaTAAATGCAACAAGTGTGCAAAAGCCTTTGGTTGTAGCTCACGGCTTATTCGCCACCAGAGAACTCACACTGGAGAAAAACCATTCAAGTGTGATGAGTGTGGGAAAGGCTTTGTCCAGGGCTCACACCTAATTCAGcaccagagaattcacactggagagaaaccctacgAGTGTAGTGActgtggaaaagccttcagccAGAGTTCAAGTCTCATTTACCATCAGAGAATCCATAAGGGAGAGAAGCCCTACGAGTGTGTCGAATGTGGAAAGGCTTTCAGTATGAGCACACAGCTCACAATACATCAAAGGGTCCACACTGGGGAGAGACCCTATAAGTGTActgaatgtgggaaggccttcagtCAAAACTCAACCCTTTTCCAACACCAGATAATTCACGCAGGAGTGAAGCCGTATGGATGTAgtgagtgtgggaaagccttcagccGGAGTTCCTATCTTATTGAGCACCAGAGGATCCACACTCGTGCCCAGTGGTATCATGAATATGGGAATACCCTGGAAGCTTCTACCCATGTGAGCCGTAGAAAAGTCAGCACTGTAAAGAAACTGCATAAATGTAacgaatgtgagaaaatattcaGGTGGCGCTCACATCTAATCattcatcagagaattcacactggagagaaaccttacaaatgtaacgAATGTGGCAAAGCTTTTAATCGGAGCTCACGGCTTACTCAGCATCAGAAAATTCACATGGGATAG
- the ZNF7 gene encoding zinc finger protein 7 isoform X3 has translation MDAHPPSLMEAVTFGDVAVHFSREEWQCLDPGQRALYKEVMLENHSSVAGLAGFLVFKPELISRLEQGQEPWVLDLKGVEGREVARTSLTDSAVGMASEQACEDVDALKSEPCVAMVRSSPQGFPQSSGFRDTADSEVWSESKPSSLLQKNCLNTGTVVPRKTFAKEGAQGRGELEGIGVLGCHPDKSKGGAAEGTSRRCDTCGRSFRSTSDIALHREINTPKKPNRCPECKKKLPDCLQGKPRSNCRGEKPYECEECGKVFRLCSQLNQHQRIHTGEKPFKCIECGKAFRLSSKLIQHQRIHTGEKPYRCEECGKAFGQSSSLIHHQRVHTGERPYGCRECGKAFSQQSQLVRHQRTHTGERPYQCQECGKAFSQSSTLAQHQRMHAGEKPQLPRSPGSPSHVAHQRIHTTEKPFKCDECGKAFRWVSRLSQHQLTHTGEKPYKCNKCAKAFGCSSRLIRHQRTHTGEKPFKCDECGKGFVQGSHLIQHQRIHTGEKPYECSDCGKAFSQSSSLIYHQRIHKGEKPYECVECGKAFSMSTQLTIHQRVHTGERPYKCTECGKAFSQNSTLFQHQIIHAGVKPYGCSECGKAFSRSSYLIEHQRIHTRAQWYHEYGNTLEASTHVSRRKVSTVKKLHKCNECEKIFRWRSHLIIHQRIHTGEKPYKCNECGKAFNRSSRLTQHQKIHMG, from the exons ATGGATGCCCACCCACCGAGCCTCATG GAGGCTGTGACGTTCGGTGATGTGGCCGTGCACTTCTCGAGGGAGGAGTGGCAGTGTCTGGACCCTGGCCAGAGGGCCCTCTACAAGGAAGTGATGCTGGAGAACCACAGCAGTGTGGCTGGACTAG CAGGATTCCTGGTCTTCAAGCCTGAGCTGATCTCCCGGTTGGAGCAGGGGCAGGAGCCATGGGTCCTTGACCTGAAGGGAGTCGAGGGGAGAGAGGTGGCAAGGACCTCCCTTACAG ATTCTGCAGTTGGGATGGCAAGTGAGCAGGCCTGTGAGGACGTGGATGCCCTAAAATCGGAACCCTGTGTGGCCATGGTCAGAAGCTCCCCACAAGGTTTTCCTCAGAGTTCTGGCTTTAGAGACACCGCTGATTCTGAGGTCTGGTCAGAGAGTAAGCCAAGCTCCCTCCTCCAGAAAAACTGCTTGAACACTGGCACTGTGGTTCCCAGGAAGACCTTCGCCAAGGAGGGTGCCCAGGGACGTGGCGAGCTGGAGGGCATTGGCGTACTGGGTTGTCACCCTGACAAAAGTAAGGGAGGTGCTGCAGAAGGGACATCCCGAAGATGTGACACGTGTGGCAGGAGTTTCAGATCGACTTCGGACATTGCTCTGCATCGGGAAATTAATACACCGAAGAAACCTAACAGATGTCcagagtgtaaaaaaaaattacctgattGCTTGCAGGGGAAACCTCGAAGTAACTGCCGTGGAGAGAAGCCGTATGAATGTGAGGAATGTGGGAAAGTCTTCAGGTTGTGCTCGCAGCTTAATCAGCatcagagaatccacactggagagaagccatTCAAATGCATTGAGTGTGGAAAAGCTTTTCGTCTGAGCTCAAAACTTATTCAGCATcaaagaattcatactggagagaagcctTACAGGTGTGAGGAGTGTGGAAAGGCCTTTGGTCAGAGCTCCAGCCTCATCCACCACCAGAGGGTCCACACGGGAGAGAGGCCCTATGGCTGTCGGgagtgtgggaaggccttcagcCAACAGTCTCAGCTGGTCAGACACCAGAGGACCCACACTGGAGAGAGGCCCTACCAGTGCCAGgagtgtgggaaggccttcagcCAGAGCTCAACCCTGGCTCAACACCAGCGGATGCATGCCGGGGAGAAGCCTCAACTTCCAAGAAGCCCAGGTAGTCCCAGCCATGTTGcccatcagagaattcacactaCAGAGAAACCGTTTAAGTGCGATgagtgtgggaaggccttcagGTGGGTGTCTCGCCTTAGTCAGCATCAGCTGacccacactggagagaagccttaTAAATGCAACAAGTGTGCAAAAGCCTTTGGTTGTAGCTCACGGCTTATTCGCCACCAGAGAACTCACACTGGAGAAAAACCATTCAAGTGTGATGAGTGTGGGAAAGGCTTTGTCCAGGGCTCACACCTAATTCAGcaccagagaattcacactggagagaaaccctacgAGTGTAGTGActgtggaaaagccttcagccAGAGTTCAAGTCTCATTTACCATCAGAGAATCCATAAGGGAGAGAAGCCCTACGAGTGTGTCGAATGTGGAAAGGCTTTCAGTATGAGCACACAGCTCACAATACATCAAAGGGTCCACACTGGGGAGAGACCCTATAAGTGTActgaatgtgggaaggccttcagtCAAAACTCAACCCTTTTCCAACACCAGATAATTCACGCAGGAGTGAAGCCGTATGGATGTAgtgagtgtgggaaagccttcagccGGAGTTCCTATCTTATTGAGCACCAGAGGATCCACACTCGTGCCCAGTGGTATCATGAATATGGGAATACCCTGGAAGCTTCTACCCATGTGAGCCGTAGAAAAGTCAGCACTGTAAAGAAACTGCATAAATGTAacgaatgtgagaaaatattcaGGTGGCGCTCACATCTAATCattcatcagagaattcacactggagagaaaccttacaaatgtaacgAATGTGGCAAAGCTTTTAATCGGAGCTCACGGCTTACTCAGCATCAGAAAATTCACATGGGATAG
- the ZNF7 gene encoding zinc finger protein 7 isoform X1, protein MWLRRTMRWSQDGAGTQVSLGCWCMFFQEAVTFGDVAVHFSREEWQCLDPGQRALYKEVMLENHSSVAGLAGFLVFKPELISRLEQGQEPWVLDLKGVEGREVARTSLTDSAVGMASEQACEDVDALKSEPCVAMVRSSPQGFPQSSGFRDTADSEVWSESKPSSLLQKNCLNTGTVVPRKTFAKEGAQGRGELEGIGVLGCHPDKSKGGAAEGTSRRCDTCGRSFRSTSDIALHREINTPKKPNRCPECKKKLPDCLQGKPRSNCRGEKPYECEECGKVFRLCSQLNQHQRIHTGEKPFKCIECGKAFRLSSKLIQHQRIHTGEKPYRCEECGKAFGQSSSLIHHQRVHTGERPYGCRECGKAFSQQSQLVRHQRTHTGERPYQCQECGKAFSQSSTLAQHQRMHAGEKPQLPRSPGSPSHVAHQRIHTTEKPFKCDECGKAFRWVSRLSQHQLTHTGEKPYKCNKCAKAFGCSSRLIRHQRTHTGEKPFKCDECGKGFVQGSHLIQHQRIHTGEKPYECSDCGKAFSQSSSLIYHQRIHKGEKPYECVECGKAFSMSTQLTIHQRVHTGERPYKCTECGKAFSQNSTLFQHQIIHAGVKPYGCSECGKAFSRSSYLIEHQRIHTRAQWYHEYGNTLEASTHVSRRKVSTVKKLHKCNECEKIFRWRSHLIIHQRIHTGEKPYKCNECGKAFNRSSRLTQHQKIHMG, encoded by the exons ATGTGGCTGAGACGCACCATGAGGTGGAGCCAGGATGGGGCTGGCACCCAGGTTTCCCTGGGGTGCTGGTGTATGTTTTTTCAGGAGGCTGTGACGTTCGGTGATGTGGCCGTGCACTTCTCGAGGGAGGAGTGGCAGTGTCTGGACCCTGGCCAGAGGGCCCTCTACAAGGAAGTGATGCTGGAGAACCACAGCAGTGTGGCTGGACTAG CAGGATTCCTGGTCTTCAAGCCTGAGCTGATCTCCCGGTTGGAGCAGGGGCAGGAGCCATGGGTCCTTGACCTGAAGGGAGTCGAGGGGAGAGAGGTGGCAAGGACCTCCCTTACAG ATTCTGCAGTTGGGATGGCAAGTGAGCAGGCCTGTGAGGACGTGGATGCCCTAAAATCGGAACCCTGTGTGGCCATGGTCAGAAGCTCCCCACAAGGTTTTCCTCAGAGTTCTGGCTTTAGAGACACCGCTGATTCTGAGGTCTGGTCAGAGAGTAAGCCAAGCTCCCTCCTCCAGAAAAACTGCTTGAACACTGGCACTGTGGTTCCCAGGAAGACCTTCGCCAAGGAGGGTGCCCAGGGACGTGGCGAGCTGGAGGGCATTGGCGTACTGGGTTGTCACCCTGACAAAAGTAAGGGAGGTGCTGCAGAAGGGACATCCCGAAGATGTGACACGTGTGGCAGGAGTTTCAGATCGACTTCGGACATTGCTCTGCATCGGGAAATTAATACACCGAAGAAACCTAACAGATGTCcagagtgtaaaaaaaaattacctgattGCTTGCAGGGGAAACCTCGAAGTAACTGCCGTGGAGAGAAGCCGTATGAATGTGAGGAATGTGGGAAAGTCTTCAGGTTGTGCTCGCAGCTTAATCAGCatcagagaatccacactggagagaagccatTCAAATGCATTGAGTGTGGAAAAGCTTTTCGTCTGAGCTCAAAACTTATTCAGCATcaaagaattcatactggagagaagcctTACAGGTGTGAGGAGTGTGGAAAGGCCTTTGGTCAGAGCTCCAGCCTCATCCACCACCAGAGGGTCCACACGGGAGAGAGGCCCTATGGCTGTCGGgagtgtgggaaggccttcagcCAACAGTCTCAGCTGGTCAGACACCAGAGGACCCACACTGGAGAGAGGCCCTACCAGTGCCAGgagtgtgggaaggccttcagcCAGAGCTCAACCCTGGCTCAACACCAGCGGATGCATGCCGGGGAGAAGCCTCAACTTCCAAGAAGCCCAGGTAGTCCCAGCCATGTTGcccatcagagaattcacactaCAGAGAAACCGTTTAAGTGCGATgagtgtgggaaggccttcagGTGGGTGTCTCGCCTTAGTCAGCATCAGCTGacccacactggagagaagccttaTAAATGCAACAAGTGTGCAAAAGCCTTTGGTTGTAGCTCACGGCTTATTCGCCACCAGAGAACTCACACTGGAGAAAAACCATTCAAGTGTGATGAGTGTGGGAAAGGCTTTGTCCAGGGCTCACACCTAATTCAGcaccagagaattcacactggagagaaaccctacgAGTGTAGTGActgtggaaaagccttcagccAGAGTTCAAGTCTCATTTACCATCAGAGAATCCATAAGGGAGAGAAGCCCTACGAGTGTGTCGAATGTGGAAAGGCTTTCAGTATGAGCACACAGCTCACAATACATCAAAGGGTCCACACTGGGGAGAGACCCTATAAGTGTActgaatgtgggaaggccttcagtCAAAACTCAACCCTTTTCCAACACCAGATAATTCACGCAGGAGTGAAGCCGTATGGATGTAgtgagtgtgggaaagccttcagccGGAGTTCCTATCTTATTGAGCACCAGAGGATCCACACTCGTGCCCAGTGGTATCATGAATATGGGAATACCCTGGAAGCTTCTACCCATGTGAGCCGTAGAAAAGTCAGCACTGTAAAGAAACTGCATAAATGTAacgaatgtgagaaaatattcaGGTGGCGCTCACATCTAATCattcatcagagaattcacactggagagaaaccttacaaatgtaacgAATGTGGCAAAGCTTTTAATCGGAGCTCACGGCTTACTCAGCATCAGAAAATTCACATGGGATAG